The following proteins are co-located in the Mesorhizobium sp. M1E.F.Ca.ET.045.02.1.1 genome:
- a CDS encoding glutamine synthetase family protein: MAGNFSFDQLKQAVSNGEIDTVLACIVDMQGRLAGKRFLAQYFVDSAHGETHGCNYLLACDIDMEPVPGYKAASWSKGYGDFVMKPDLSTLRRIPWLEKTALVICDVLDHHDHEDLAHSPRAILKKQVKRLQERGYIGYFASELEFYLFSETYDSARKKHWQGLDSASPYIGDYQIGVTTKEEGVMRRLRNEMEAAGIPIENSKGEWGPGQEEINVRYAEALEMADRHVILKNGAKEIAHSEGKAISFMAKYNYGLAGNSSHIHNSLWSADGKTPLFFDKNAEWTLSALGQQWAAGQLKYAKEFTWFLAPYINSYKRFQAGTFAPTKIMWSEDNRTAGFRLCGEGTKGIRMECRIGGADLNPYLAFAALIASGLAGIDEKLELQKPFVGDAYQASQLPEIPKTLRDATETLVHSTMLKQAFGEDVVEHYVHTARWEQFEYDRRITDWELHRGFERY; this comes from the coding sequence ATGGCCGGGAATTTCTCGTTCGATCAGTTGAAGCAAGCGGTCTCGAACGGCGAGATCGACACGGTGCTTGCCTGCATCGTCGACATGCAGGGCCGGCTCGCGGGAAAGCGCTTCCTGGCCCAATATTTCGTCGATTCCGCGCATGGCGAGACGCATGGCTGCAACTATCTGCTGGCCTGCGACATCGATATGGAGCCGGTGCCCGGATACAAGGCAGCGAGCTGGTCGAAGGGCTATGGCGACTTCGTCATGAAGCCCGACCTTTCGACGCTGCGGCGTATCCCTTGGCTGGAAAAGACGGCGCTGGTCATCTGCGATGTGCTCGACCATCACGACCATGAGGACCTTGCGCACTCGCCGCGCGCCATCCTGAAGAAGCAGGTCAAACGTCTGCAGGAGCGCGGCTATATCGGCTACTTCGCCTCCGAACTCGAATTCTACCTGTTCAGCGAGACCTACGATTCGGCCCGCAAGAAGCACTGGCAGGGCTTAGACAGCGCTTCGCCCTATATCGGCGACTACCAGATCGGCGTCACCACCAAGGAAGAAGGCGTGATGCGCCGGCTTCGCAACGAGATGGAGGCCGCCGGCATCCCGATCGAGAATTCCAAGGGCGAGTGGGGTCCCGGCCAGGAAGAGATCAATGTGCGCTATGCCGAGGCGCTCGAGATGGCCGACCGCCATGTCATCCTGAAGAACGGCGCCAAGGAGATAGCCCACTCCGAAGGCAAGGCCATCTCCTTCATGGCCAAATACAATTACGGGCTCGCCGGCAATTCCAGCCACATCCACAATTCGCTGTGGAGCGCCGACGGCAAGACACCGTTGTTCTTCGACAAGAATGCAGAGTGGACGCTGTCCGCCCTCGGCCAGCAATGGGCGGCCGGCCAGCTCAAATATGCCAAGGAGTTCACCTGGTTCCTGGCGCCCTATATCAACTCCTACAAGCGCTTCCAGGCCGGCACCTTCGCGCCGACCAAGATCATGTGGAGCGAGGACAACCGCACCGCCGGCTTCCGGCTCTGCGGCGAGGGGACCAAGGGCATCCGCATGGAGTGCCGCATCGGCGGCGCCGACCTCAACCCCTATCTCGCCTTCGCTGCGCTGATCGCGTCGGGCCTCGCCGGCATCGACGAGAAGCTTGAGCTGCAGAAGCCGTTCGTCGGCGATGCCTATCAGGCGTCGCAACTGCCGGAAATCCCGAAGACGCTGCGCGATGCCACCGAGACGCTGGTGCACTCCACGATGCTGAAGCAGGCCTTCGGCGAGGATGTGGTCGAGCACTATGTGCACACCGCCCGCTGGGAGCAGTTCGAATACGACCGCCGCATCACGGATTGGGAGCTGCATCGCGGGTTCGAGCGGTACTAG
- a CDS encoding N-formylglutamate amidohydrolase: MEKARLTSLAPSETVRVTNPGGSSPFVFTCDHASNYLPAEFGTLGLPVEDLSRHIAWDPGALPVARRMADQLDATLIETRVSRLVIDCNRPLDAPDLVPPLSETTAIPGNTGLSDKQRTARVDLAWRPFHDAIAEIIDRRLAHGQETRLVSVHSFTPIYKGRSRPWHIGIIHDDDRRLAAPLISALRRLAGVTVGVNEPYSPADRVYFTLERHARPRGLACAMIEIRNDEISGETGQRKWADLLTGIFSNLEPEEARGSRQRAMGKSVQSAS, translated from the coding sequence GAGCCCCTTCGTCTTCACCTGCGACCACGCCTCGAACTACCTGCCCGCCGAATTCGGAACGCTCGGCCTGCCTGTCGAGGACCTTTCGCGCCACATCGCGTGGGATCCGGGCGCGCTTCCCGTCGCCAGGCGCATGGCCGACCAGCTCGACGCCACGCTGATCGAGACCCGCGTCTCGCGCCTTGTCATCGACTGCAACCGGCCGCTCGACGCGCCGGACCTTGTGCCACCGCTCAGCGAAACGACAGCCATCCCAGGCAACACCGGTCTTTCCGACAAACAGCGCACGGCGCGCGTCGACCTGGCGTGGCGTCCGTTCCACGACGCGATCGCTGAGATTATCGACCGGCGGCTGGCACACGGCCAGGAAACGCGGCTGGTGTCGGTCCACTCCTTCACGCCGATCTACAAGGGCAGGAGCCGGCCCTGGCATATCGGCATCATCCATGACGATGACCGCCGACTGGCGGCGCCGCTGATATCGGCGCTGCGGCGGCTTGCCGGCGTCACCGTCGGCGTCAACGAACCCTATTCGCCGGCCGACCGCGTCTATTTCACGCTGGAACGGCATGCGCGCCCGCGCGGTCTTGCCTGCGCGATGATCGAAATCCGCAACGACGAAATCTCCGGCGAAACCGGGCAGCGGAAATGGGCGGATCTGCTCACAGGCATATTTTCGAATCTGGAGCCCGAGGAGGCCAGGGGCTCCCGACAACGCGCAATGGGAAAGTCAGTACAGTCGGCCAGCTAA
- a CDS encoding aldehyde dehydrogenase family protein: MTETVKLKSPIDGSIYAERPVATDQAINAAVERAKAAQEKWAETPIVERGKYMLAMLEALVGMTDEIVPEIAWQMGRPVRYGGEFGGVKERASYMVEIAEQALKPVMASNPKDGFRRYVKKVPLGVVLVIAPWNYPYLTAVNTIVPALMAGSAVILKHAAQTLLVGERFQQAFDKAGLPKGLFQNLVMNHVQTEGLLGSGKIDHINFTGSVAGGRAIEKAAAGTFMTLGLELGGKDPAYVLPDAKMDHAVANLVDGAFYNSGQCCCGIERVYVHEKVYDEFVEGFVAETRNYVVGNPLEQATTMGPMAQARFADLIREQKAEALRKGARAHINMKVENDRPGSPYLAPEVLTAVDHQMSVMREESFGPIVGIMKVRDDEEAIALMNDSPYGLTASIWTRDTERAVAIGDRVETGTVFMNRCDYLDPALVWTGVKDTGKGAALSAIGYDNLTRPKSYHLREAI, translated from the coding sequence ATGACCGAAACGGTCAAACTCAAATCCCCCATCGATGGCTCGATCTATGCCGAGCGGCCGGTCGCGACGGACCAGGCGATCAATGCCGCCGTCGAACGCGCCAAGGCGGCGCAGGAGAAATGGGCCGAGACGCCTATCGTCGAGCGCGGCAAGTACATGCTGGCGATGCTGGAGGCCCTCGTCGGCATGACCGATGAGATCGTGCCCGAGATCGCCTGGCAGATGGGGCGGCCGGTGCGCTACGGCGGCGAGTTCGGCGGCGTCAAGGAACGCGCCAGCTACATGGTCGAGATCGCCGAGCAGGCACTCAAACCTGTGATGGCCTCGAATCCCAAGGATGGTTTTCGCCGCTATGTGAAGAAGGTGCCGCTCGGCGTGGTGCTAGTGATCGCGCCGTGGAATTATCCCTACCTCACTGCCGTCAACACCATCGTGCCGGCGCTGATGGCCGGCAGCGCGGTTATCTTGAAGCATGCGGCGCAGACGCTGCTGGTCGGCGAGCGTTTTCAGCAGGCCTTCGACAAGGCGGGTCTGCCAAAGGGACTGTTCCAGAACCTGGTCATGAACCACGTCCAGACCGAGGGGCTGCTGGGGTCCGGTAAGATCGACCATATCAATTTCACCGGCTCGGTCGCCGGCGGCCGCGCCATCGAGAAGGCGGCGGCCGGAACCTTCATGACGCTTGGCCTCGAACTCGGCGGCAAGGACCCCGCCTACGTGCTGCCCGACGCCAAGATGGATCATGCGGTCGCCAACCTGGTCGACGGTGCCTTCTACAATTCCGGCCAGTGCTGCTGCGGCATCGAGCGCGTCTATGTGCATGAGAAGGTCTATGACGAATTCGTCGAAGGTTTTGTCGCCGAGACCAGGAACTATGTCGTCGGCAATCCGCTGGAGCAGGCGACGACCATGGGGCCGATGGCGCAGGCGCGTTTCGCCGACCTGATCCGCGAGCAGAAGGCCGAGGCGCTGCGCAAGGGCGCCAGGGCGCATATCAACATGAAGGTCGAGAACGACAGGCCGGGCTCGCCCTATCTGGCGCCGGAAGTGCTGACGGCGGTCGACCACCAGATGAGCGTCATGCGCGAGGAAAGCTTTGGGCCGATCGTCGGCATCATGAAGGTGCGCGACGACGAGGAAGCGATCGCGCTGATGAACGACAGTCCCTACGGGCTGACGGCCTCGATCTGGACGCGCGATACCGAGCGCGCGGTGGCGATTGGCGACCGCGTCGAGACCGGCACCGTGTTCATGAACCGCTGCGACTATCTCGACCCGGCGCTGGTCTGGACGGGCGTCAAGGACACCGGCAAGGGCGCGGCGCTCTCGGCCATCGGCTACGACAATTTGACTCGGCCGAAATCCTACCACCTGCGTGAAGCCATCTGA
- a CDS encoding amino acid permease produces the protein MSAQDYTEHDKHEDLKVLHGMGYAQELSRSMSRFSNFAISFSIICILSGGINSFAQATSSIGGAGAGVGWIVGCAVSGFFALAMAQIASAFPTAGGLYHWASILGNRFTGWLTAWLNLLGLITVLGAINIGTAFFFVGTFGSWFGMTGTAGEIVGFVAAITVIQALCNHFGIKLTAMLTDASGFLILGATAVLIVACLVFAPAIDVTRLWTFTNYSGDAGGGVFPQSDSISYLFLLSLLLPVYTITGYDASAHTSEETLKAAHSVPRAIISSVLWSSLIGWAMVCAITLAIPDLAAGAKQGWSVFFSTMDAILPVWLKELLYLAILISQFLCGLATVTSASRMLFAFSRDGGMPVGSTSLAKVSPTWRTPVHAIWTAAALEIIYVFLAQFISIGGTNIYTIVVNSTLVFLFLSFIIPIVLGMMAFGTSKWPNPGPWNLGGGVFKLFCILSIIGMAIIFYIAIQPPNDKVLYITIGFLLLTAVLWFGFENRRFQGPPIGDEIAKRQAAIKVAEQAVGETGN, from the coding sequence ATGTCAGCGCAAGACTATACGGAACACGACAAGCACGAGGACCTAAAGGTTCTCCATGGAATGGGCTATGCCCAGGAATTGTCGCGAAGCATGAGCCGCTTCTCGAACTTCGCGATCTCCTTCTCGATCATCTGCATCCTATCGGGCGGTATCAATTCCTTCGCCCAGGCGACATCCTCGATCGGCGGTGCCGGCGCCGGCGTCGGCTGGATCGTCGGCTGCGCCGTATCCGGATTCTTTGCCCTCGCCATGGCGCAGATCGCATCGGCGTTCCCGACGGCGGGCGGCCTTTATCACTGGGCGTCGATCCTCGGCAACCGGTTCACCGGCTGGCTCACCGCCTGGCTCAACCTGCTCGGCCTGATCACCGTGCTGGGCGCCATCAACATCGGCACCGCCTTCTTCTTCGTCGGAACGTTCGGGAGTTGGTTCGGCATGACCGGCACCGCGGGCGAGATCGTCGGCTTTGTTGCCGCCATCACAGTGATCCAGGCGCTCTGCAATCATTTCGGCATCAAGCTTACCGCCATGCTGACCGATGCATCCGGCTTCCTGATCCTCGGCGCGACGGCAGTGCTGATCGTCGCTTGCCTGGTGTTTGCCCCGGCAATCGACGTCACCAGGCTTTGGACATTCACCAACTATTCGGGCGACGCTGGCGGCGGGGTCTTCCCGCAGTCGGATTCCATATCCTACCTGTTCCTGCTCAGCCTGCTGCTGCCGGTCTACACGATCACCGGATATGACGCGTCGGCGCATACTTCGGAAGAAACGCTGAAGGCCGCGCATTCCGTTCCGAGAGCAATCATTTCGTCGGTGCTCTGGTCGTCGCTTATCGGTTGGGCGATGGTCTGCGCGATCACGCTGGCGATCCCCGACCTGGCGGCCGGCGCCAAGCAGGGCTGGAGCGTCTTCTTCTCGACCATGGATGCTATCCTGCCGGTTTGGCTCAAGGAGCTGCTCTACCTTGCCATCCTGATCTCGCAGTTCCTCTGCGGCCTTGCCACCGTGACCTCGGCGTCGCGGATGCTTTTCGCCTTCTCGCGCGATGGCGGCATGCCCGTCGGATCGACCTCGCTTGCCAAGGTCAGCCCGACCTGGCGCACGCCCGTTCACGCGATCTGGACGGCTGCTGCTCTCGAGATCATCTATGTCTTCCTCGCCCAGTTCATCTCGATCGGCGGCACCAACATCTACACGATCGTCGTCAACTCGACGCTGGTCTTCCTGTTCCTCTCCTTCATCATCCCGATCGTGCTCGGCATGATGGCTTTCGGAACCTCGAAATGGCCGAACCCGGGCCCGTGGAATCTCGGCGGCGGGGTGTTCAAGCTGTTCTGTATTCTGTCGATCATCGGCATGGCGATCATCTTCTACATCGCCATCCAGCCGCCGAACGACAAGGTGCTCTACATCACCATCGGCTTCCTCCTGCTGACCGCCGTGCTTTGGTTCGGCTTCGAGAACCGCCGCTTCCAGGGCCCGCCGATCGGCGACGAGATCGCCAAGCGTCAGGCGGCGATCAAGGTGGCGGAGCAGGCGGTCGGCGAAACCGGCAACTGA
- a CDS encoding iron-containing alcohol dehydrogenase — MSKLISKWNYPTTVRFGAGRIKELPDVLAAAGIKRPLFVTDPALAKLPVVASTLKILDDAKIPYGVFSEVKPNPVESNLTAGIAVFKKGKHDGVIAFGGGSALDLGKLIAFQAGQTRPVWDFEDIGDWWTRANSDAIAPIIAVPTTAGTGSEVGRAGVITNEASHTKKVIFHPKLLPAIVIADPELSVGMPPFITAGTGMDALAHCLEAYCAPGYHPMADGIAVEGIRLVFENLPKAFANGKDLVARAHMMSAAAMGAAAFQKGLGAIHSLSHPIGALYDTHHGMTNAVFMPYVLAFNREAIEDRIARLAAYCGIKGGFDGFAKAVIKLRKELKVPHALPGLIKGLDMDKKRKALIADMAVVDPTASGNPVKLTKKAALTLLENAIAGAV; from the coding sequence ATGTCCAAGCTCATCTCCAAATGGAACTACCCCACCACCGTCCGTTTCGGCGCCGGACGCATCAAGGAACTGCCGGACGTGCTGGCCGCGGCTGGTATCAAGCGGCCACTCTTCGTCACTGATCCGGCCCTCGCAAAGCTGCCGGTTGTCGCCTCTACGCTGAAGATCCTCGACGATGCCAAGATCCCCTATGGCGTGTTTTCCGAGGTGAAGCCGAACCCGGTCGAGTCCAACCTCACCGCCGGCATCGCGGTGTTCAAGAAGGGCAAGCATGACGGCGTCATCGCCTTCGGCGGCGGCTCGGCGCTCGATCTCGGCAAACTGATCGCCTTCCAGGCGGGGCAGACGCGCCCAGTGTGGGATTTCGAGGACATCGGCGACTGGTGGACGCGCGCCAACTCGGATGCGATCGCGCCGATCATCGCGGTGCCGACGACGGCAGGCACCGGGTCCGAGGTAGGCCGCGCCGGGGTCATCACCAATGAGGCGAGCCATACCAAGAAGGTCATCTTCCACCCAAAACTTCTGCCGGCGATCGTCATTGCCGATCCGGAGCTGTCGGTCGGCATGCCGCCCTTCATCACTGCCGGCACCGGCATGGACGCGCTTGCCCACTGCCTCGAAGCCTATTGCGCGCCGGGCTATCATCCGATGGCCGACGGCATCGCCGTGGAAGGCATCCGCCTGGTGTTCGAGAACCTGCCCAAGGCCTTCGCCAACGGCAAGGATCTGGTGGCCCGCGCCCATATGATGAGCGCCGCCGCCATGGGGGCCGCCGCCTTCCAGAAGGGATTGGGGGCCATTCACTCGCTGTCGCATCCGATCGGCGCGCTCTACGACACCCATCACGGCATGACCAATGCGGTGTTCATGCCTTATGTGCTCGCCTTCAACCGCGAGGCGATCGAGGATCGCATTGCCCGGCTCGCCGCCTATTGCGGCATCAAGGGCGGCTTCGACGGTTTCGCCAAGGCGGTCATCAAGCTGCGCAAGGAGCTCAAGGTGCCGCATGCGCTGCCCGGCCTGATCAAGGGCCTCGACATGGACAAGAAGCGCAAGGCGCTCATCGCCGACATGGCGGTGGTCGATCCGACCGCAAGTGGCAATCCGGTCAAGCTCACCAAGAAGGCGGCGCTGACGCTGCTCGAAAACGCCATCGCCGGTGCTGTCTGA